The following proteins come from a genomic window of Triticum aestivum cultivar Chinese Spring chromosome 6A, IWGSC CS RefSeq v2.1, whole genome shotgun sequence:
- the LOC123128855 gene encoding 26S proteasome regulatory subunit 6A homolog — MTHKEQFQKLGVCPPKGVLLYGPPGTGKTLTARACAAQTNETFLKLAGPQLVQMFIGDGAKLVRDAFELAKEKAPCIIFIDEIDAIGTKRFDSEVSGDREVQRTMLELLNQLDGFSSAERIKMIAATNRADILDPALLRSGRLDRKIEFPHPTEEARARILLKKDERTS; from the exons ATGACACACAAGGAGCAATTTCAGAAGTTGGGAGTTTGTCCCCCGAAAGGAGTTCTTTTATATGGACCACCTGGGACGGGAAAGACATTGACGGCTCGTGCATGTGCTGCACAAACCAATGAAACCTTTCTGAAACTTGCTGGTCCGCAGCTAGTCCAG ATGTTCATCGGTGACGGGGCAAAGCTCGTCCGAGATGCATTTGAGCTGGCAAAGGAGAAGGCCCCCTGCATCATTTTTATTGATGAGATTGATGCAATTGGAACAAAGCGTTTTGACAG TGAAGTTAGTGGTGACAGAGAAGTCCAACGAACCATGTTGGAGTTGCTGAATCAGCTAGATGGATTTAGCAGTGCTGAGAGGATAAAG ATGATAGCTGCAACTAATCGTGCAGATATTCTCGATCCTGCTTTACTCCGTTCTGGTCGCCTGGACCGCAAGATTGAGTTCCCTCATCCGACAGAAGAAGCAAGAGCTAGGATTTT ACTCAAGAAAGATGAACGTACATCCTGA